The following proteins are co-located in the Pedobacter sp. FW305-3-2-15-E-R2A2 genome:
- a CDS encoding PKD domain-containing protein → MKTPYNCLKSWTCLLAGLILMTASCKRTDFPVDKNSVPGAAKFSASPKASNANIIDFKNESGGFKVIWDLGNGTSGEGNTISGSYPEAGTYTVKLTVFTKEGFASVTKQVVIAQTNTDMLRGPEYDALTGTAANVNGKTWVIEKGTVGHLGLGPITGTTDEWFKAGPEEKKAFGIYDDEMTFNLNGWKYSYVNNGTTYANKDNAKDLGASGATEDVMVNYTPPGNMTWKLVFSGGKKFINLSDNGFIAYYTGSSQYEILSITDDQMYLRTTSKAVADQAWYLRLSRKGFTPKPPVVVEKPLKAANLSDDFDAAGNITWLAENITYKKAYDNPAPLPVNTSAKVGFYAKKDGVDAQYGNLQATLPYRLDLSTKNKVKMKVFLPSYNDFSKVNPKVVVKLQNSLLGGNAWTTQREVAKVLNVFNSWIELEFDFSTFSADTVYDRIVVQLGGEGHPNPGIFYIDDFEFK, encoded by the coding sequence ATGAAAACTCCATATAATTGCCTTAAATCCTGGACTTGCCTGCTGGCGGGACTGATTTTAATGACGGCATCCTGTAAACGGACAGATTTTCCGGTAGATAAGAACTCCGTACCCGGGGCTGCAAAATTCAGTGCAAGCCCGAAGGCTTCCAATGCAAATATCATAGATTTTAAAAATGAATCCGGTGGCTTTAAGGTCATCTGGGACCTTGGAAATGGCACCTCCGGAGAAGGAAATACCATCAGTGGTTCCTATCCTGAAGCGGGAACTTATACCGTAAAACTCACCGTTTTCACGAAAGAAGGATTTGCCTCTGTGACCAAACAGGTGGTGATTGCTCAAACCAATACCGACATGCTCAGGGGACCTGAGTACGATGCCTTGACAGGTACTGCGGCGAATGTAAATGGAAAGACCTGGGTGATAGAAAAGGGAACGGTAGGACATCTTGGATTAGGTCCGATAACCGGTACCACCGATGAATGGTTTAAAGCAGGTCCTGAAGAAAAGAAGGCTTTCGGTATTTACGATGATGAGATGACTTTCAATCTAAACGGCTGGAAGTATAGTTATGTGAATAACGGAACAACTTATGCCAATAAAGACAATGCGAAAGACCTTGGTGCAAGTGGTGCTACGGAAGATGTGATGGTCAACTATACCCCGCCTGGCAATATGACCTGGAAACTCGTTTTCAGTGGGGGTAAAAAGTTTATTAATCTTTCGGATAATGGCTTTATCGCTTATTATACCGGCTCCTCTCAATATGAGATCCTGTCCATTACGGATGATCAGATGTACCTGAGGACCACCAGTAAAGCGGTAGCCGATCAGGCCTGGTACCTGCGCTTGTCGAGAAAGGGTTTTACGCCTAAACCTCCTGTTGTAGTGGAGAAACCTCTCAAAGCAGCAAATCTGAGCGATGATTTTGATGCTGCAGGAAACATCACCTGGCTGGCGGAAAACATCACTTATAAAAAGGCTTATGATAATCCGGCGCCCCTGCCTGTGAATACCTCTGCCAAGGTTGGCTTTTACGCAAAAAAAGATGGTGTTGATGCTCAGTACGGAAATCTGCAGGCTACATTGCCATACAGGTTAGACCTGAGCACTAAAAATAAGGTGAAGATGAAGGTCTTCCTGCCTTCTTATAATGATTTTTCCAAAGTTAATCCGAAGGTGGTGGTTAAACTCCAGAATTCTTTACTCGGAGGCAATGCATGGACCACACAAAGAGAGGTGGCAAAAGTGCTGAATGTCTTTAACAGCTGGATCGAGCTTGAATTTGATTTCTCTACCTTCTCTGCAGATACGGTATACGATAGAATTGTAGTCCAGTTGGGAGGAGAAGGACATCCAAATCCTGGAATTTTCTACATTGACGATTTTGAATTTAAATAA
- a CDS encoding glycoside hydrolase family 16 protein, whose protein sequence is MLINNRTAMMTIFTAPIIALFSLISCSTSKDDGPIITPPVPNVPVDKNWTFEATPFWYDEFDYTGAASSSKWDYDLGGSGWGNNEKQNYTNNLENSRVGDGLLTITAKKENSGGMAYSSARLVTRNKLDVLYGRIEVKAKLPSGKGTWPAIWMLPTERAYGDWPKSGEIDIMEHVGYDQDNVHFTTHTEAYYFKINTQKSSTVKIPGASSAFHLYRVDWTPYAIRGYFDNQKVFEFVNEGTGYKVWPFDKKFHLLLNIAVGGDWGGAQGIDDAVFPQKLELDYVRYYKMIDK, encoded by the coding sequence ATGCTTATAAACAATAGAACAGCGATGATGACCATCTTTACTGCCCCAATTATAGCTTTGTTTTCCCTAATCTCCTGTTCCACGTCCAAGGACGATGGACCTATTATCACCCCTCCGGTTCCAAATGTTCCTGTCGACAAAAACTGGACCTTTGAAGCTACTCCATTCTGGTATGATGAATTTGATTATACCGGGGCTGCCTCTTCTTCAAAATGGGATTATGATCTCGGTGGAAGCGGATGGGGAAATAATGAAAAACAGAATTATACCAATAATCTGGAGAACAGCAGGGTCGGTGATGGCCTGCTTACCATTACCGCAAAAAAAGAAAACAGCGGCGGAATGGCCTATTCTTCAGCAAGGTTGGTGACCCGTAATAAACTCGATGTACTTTACGGGCGGATTGAAGTAAAGGCAAAATTACCATCGGGTAAAGGCACCTGGCCGGCAATATGGATGTTGCCTACAGAACGGGCCTATGGAGACTGGCCGAAATCAGGAGAAATAGACATCATGGAGCATGTTGGATACGATCAGGATAACGTCCATTTCACTACCCATACCGAAGCCTATTATTTCAAAATCAATACGCAGAAATCAAGTACAGTGAAGATTCCGGGAGCAAGTTCTGCTTTCCATTTGTACCGGGTAGACTGGACGCCTTATGCGATCAGAGGGTATTTTGACAACCAGAAAGTTTTTGAGTTTGTGAATGAAGGAACAGGTTATAAAGTATGGCCATTTGATAAGAAATTCCACTTATTGTTAAACATTGCAGTAGGCGGTGATTGGGGTGGTGCACAAGGGATCGATGATGCCGTTTTTCCGCAAAAACTTGAACTGGATTATGTCAGGTACTATAAGATGATTGATAAATAG
- a CDS encoding RagB/SusD family nutrient uptake outer membrane protein, with protein MTFNKIKYAIAILVIMQAGTSCKKDFLEVAPRGTALEGNFYKTDGEVYQGLIATYDVMQWGNSGGYTMKMPLLSAASDDCYAGGSSPSDQPNWVAFDNFKMDSRVGPQVGLWSKNFTGVYRANILLAKMELNTSLTPAFKTRVAAEAKFLRAYFYFDLVRFFGRVPLITKMLETSELYTQKQVDPALVYAQIEKDLREAFPGLPASVAATEKGRISQGAAKALLGKVLLYSNENAKMAEAASLLKDVNTNYGYQLLPNFGDIFDPKNKFSAESILEIPHSNNAAWGDWGFINGGEGNVAPQFIGADSYSGPLYSNGWGFCPVTESLVDFMKNDPRFAFTIIDGKDLKSQGATYTARYQNTDYFIKKYAPLAAVRATSGTAELNWPINEIEIRLADTYLMEAEALVRAGGDQGRAQTLLDLVRARVGLASIPATIDNIYNERRLELATEGHRFFDLVRTKKAAAALTGFAVGKSEHLPIPQDEIDLTKGGITQNPGYN; from the coding sequence ATGACATTCAATAAAATAAAATATGCGATCGCTATTCTAGTGATCATGCAAGCGGGAACGTCCTGCAAGAAAGACTTTTTGGAAGTGGCACCCCGAGGGACCGCTTTGGAAGGGAATTTTTATAAAACCGATGGAGAAGTATATCAGGGATTGATTGCCACTTATGATGTGATGCAATGGGGAAACTCAGGAGGATATACGATGAAAATGCCCCTGCTGAGCGCAGCTTCCGATGATTGCTATGCCGGTGGAAGTAGTCCTTCTGATCAGCCAAACTGGGTCGCTTTTGATAATTTTAAAATGGACTCCAGGGTGGGGCCGCAGGTAGGCTTATGGAGTAAAAACTTTACCGGGGTTTACCGGGCGAATATATTGCTGGCCAAGATGGAGCTGAATACCTCTTTAACTCCTGCTTTCAAAACCCGCGTTGCCGCAGAAGCGAAATTCCTGAGGGCTTATTTTTACTTCGACCTGGTTCGGTTTTTTGGACGGGTTCCACTGATCACCAAGATGTTGGAGACCAGCGAGCTTTACACGCAGAAACAGGTTGATCCCGCATTGGTTTATGCGCAGATCGAAAAAGACCTGAGGGAAGCATTTCCTGGTTTACCAGCTTCTGTAGCGGCCACAGAAAAAGGCAGGATCTCCCAGGGAGCTGCAAAAGCCTTACTGGGAAAAGTTTTATTGTATTCCAATGAAAATGCTAAAATGGCTGAAGCAGCAAGCTTATTGAAAGATGTGAATACCAATTATGGGTACCAGCTGCTTCCAAATTTCGGGGATATATTTGATCCGAAAAATAAGTTCAGCGCAGAGTCTATTCTCGAAATTCCACATTCTAATAATGCAGCATGGGGAGATTGGGGCTTTATAAACGGGGGGGAAGGCAATGTTGCACCTCAGTTTATTGGAGCGGACAGCTATAGCGGGCCATTGTATTCCAATGGCTGGGGCTTTTGTCCGGTGACAGAAAGTCTGGTAGATTTCATGAAGAACGATCCCCGCTTTGCCTTTACCATTATTGATGGGAAGGACTTAAAATCACAGGGAGCAACCTATACGGCAAGGTATCAGAACACCGATTATTTCATCAAAAAATATGCCCCTCTGGCGGCTGTAAGGGCAACCAGTGGTACTGCTGAGCTAAATTGGCCGATCAATGAAATAGAAATCAGACTTGCTGATACCTATCTCATGGAAGCTGAGGCTTTGGTTCGTGCCGGTGGCGATCAGGGAAGGGCACAGACCTTACTTGACCTGGTTAGGGCAAGGGTTGGTCTGGCAAGTATCCCAGCTACAATTGACAATATCTACAACGAGCGAAGACTGGAACTGGCTACTGAGGGACATCGTTTCTTTGACCTGGTGCGCACGAAGAAAGCAGCCGCTGCTTTGACTGGATTTGCAGTTGGAAAAAGCGAACACCTGCCTATTCCCCAAGACGAAATCGACCTTACTAAAGGCGGAATTACACAGAATCCTGGATATAATTAA
- a CDS encoding TonB-dependent receptor: MAQEVTVTGKVTDKADGQPLPGVIVTVQGTSKATSTDAAGKYAITAASGAKLEFRLLGMKTQVVTVSGTTVDVSLAGDETSLNEIVVIGYGTQKKSVVTGAISSVKASDLENMPVTRIEQSLQGRTAGLTITGASGQPGSGATLRIRGTTTIGNSDALFIVDGVQVDGGIDYLSQSDIESIEVLKDAASASIYGARGGNGVVLVTTKKGKDTDGKIRVNYNGFVGSQAPDHKLKLLNAAQYATLYNEAAVAGSKAANPATAIRFPDPAALGEGTDWQSEVFNNSALWHNQELSFQGGSARSTYFSSLGYFDQEGIVASKNSRYKRFTARFNSQHKITDAITFGNNIGYTRINSIGVATNDEYGSPLVRAINMDPITPAVERDPAKFNAPPYSNFPVVRNSEGFPYGISPYAQSEILNPLAALAVAQGDNWSDKVVANLFLEVEPLKGLKLRSSGGVDLAFWGDQSFRPVFYLSPTTESKLNAYTRNMNRGLFWTLENTATYSKTIADHHFQVLAGMSAQKNKGENLGGLKEGIPVNNLKDASLQFPVARLDNNFYGGEYLSTLSSLFGRVTYDFKEKYLFTGVIRRDGSSRFGPNNKYGYFPSVSLGWVASKESFFPENKVISLLKFRGSYGVTGNDRIGDFRYLSTVSGGRNYSVGTGLLPVLVNGVSPNALSNPDLKWEETTSTNIGLDAVLFNTFTFTADVFTKKTTDMLLDVRVPLYVGNNGPIGNIATLTNKGIEFELGYSKTIGEVSFKANANATFIKNRIDFLGEDKEFLSGARITPQQLELTRTAVGHAIGSFYGYRSEGLFQNASEVANYKNAAGNPIQPDAKPGDIRFADLNGDGKINDADREFIGDPTPDFSYGLTLSAAWRGFDFLIFGQGVAGNQIFNGLRRFDLPSSNYTTEALGRWTGEGSTNSFPRLTTDDANQNFGRVSKMFIENGDYFRIKTVQLGYTLSKSISKKAGLDKVRIYAMANNLLTLTRYNGYDPEIGGGSFGIDRGYYPQARTFFIGLNLGF; this comes from the coding sequence ATGGCACAAGAAGTAACAGTAACGGGCAAGGTAACCGATAAAGCAGATGGGCAACCGCTGCCTGGAGTTATCGTCACAGTACAAGGGACTTCCAAAGCAACCAGCACAGATGCGGCAGGAAAGTATGCCATCACTGCAGCTTCGGGTGCAAAACTCGAATTTCGTTTGTTGGGAATGAAAACCCAGGTTGTTACCGTATCAGGAACTACCGTCGACGTATCGTTGGCAGGAGATGAAACTTCACTAAATGAAATTGTCGTGATCGGTTACGGTACACAAAAGAAAAGTGTGGTCACAGGAGCCATTTCCAGTGTAAAAGCTTCAGATCTGGAAAATATGCCGGTAACGAGAATAGAGCAGTCGCTACAAGGTAGGACCGCAGGACTCACCATTACCGGTGCCTCAGGACAACCAGGCTCAGGAGCTACCCTGAGGATCAGGGGAACCACCACCATTGGCAATAGCGATGCCCTATTTATCGTAGACGGCGTTCAGGTAGATGGTGGAATTGATTACCTGAGCCAATCAGATATTGAGTCGATAGAAGTACTTAAAGATGCGGCATCTGCCTCCATTTACGGAGCAAGAGGCGGGAACGGAGTGGTACTCGTTACGACTAAAAAAGGAAAAGATACCGATGGGAAAATCCGGGTAAATTACAATGGTTTTGTAGGAAGCCAGGCACCAGACCATAAGCTTAAACTGCTGAATGCTGCCCAGTATGCTACCCTTTATAATGAAGCCGCTGTTGCGGGTTCCAAGGCTGCAAATCCAGCAACGGCAATCAGATTCCCGGATCCTGCTGCGCTGGGCGAGGGTACAGACTGGCAATCGGAAGTCTTTAACAATAGTGCACTTTGGCACAATCAGGAATTGAGTTTTCAGGGCGGATCTGCAAGGTCTACCTATTTCAGCTCCCTGGGGTATTTTGACCAGGAAGGAATTGTAGCGAGTAAAAACTCAAGATACAAACGTTTTACCGCAAGATTTAACTCACAGCATAAAATTACCGATGCCATCACTTTTGGAAACAATATCGGTTATACCAGAATCAACAGTATTGGCGTCGCCACAAATGATGAGTATGGAAGCCCGCTGGTAAGGGCAATTAATATGGATCCGATCACGCCGGCAGTAGAGCGTGATCCGGCGAAGTTTAACGCCCCTCCATATTCTAACTTTCCGGTGGTTAGAAACAGCGAAGGCTTTCCGTATGGCATTTCCCCATATGCACAATCCGAAATTTTAAACCCTTTGGCCGCATTGGCAGTCGCCCAGGGAGACAACTGGTCTGATAAAGTCGTAGCCAATTTATTTTTGGAAGTAGAACCTTTGAAAGGCCTTAAATTGCGCTCTTCAGGTGGGGTAGACCTTGCCTTTTGGGGCGATCAGAGTTTCAGGCCTGTTTTCTACTTATCGCCAACTACAGAATCAAAACTGAATGCCTATACCCGTAACATGAACCGGGGCCTTTTCTGGACCCTGGAGAATACGGCTACCTATTCAAAAACCATCGCAGATCATCATTTCCAGGTTCTTGCCGGGATGTCCGCGCAAAAGAACAAAGGTGAAAATCTGGGCGGCCTGAAAGAAGGGATTCCGGTGAATAACCTGAAAGACGCGTCATTGCAATTTCCGGTTGCCCGTCTGGATAATAACTTTTACGGCGGCGAATACCTGAGTACACTCAGCTCATTGTTTGGTCGTGTTACCTATGATTTTAAAGAGAAGTACTTATTTACCGGAGTCATCCGGAGAGACGGTTCTTCCCGTTTTGGTCCAAACAATAAATATGGCTATTTTCCATCGGTATCCCTTGGTTGGGTAGCTTCGAAAGAAAGCTTTTTTCCTGAGAACAAAGTGATCAGCCTGTTGAAATTCAGAGGTTCTTATGGCGTAACCGGGAACGACAGGATCGGTGATTTCAGGTACTTGTCTACGGTAAGCGGAGGCAGAAATTACAGTGTTGGTACTGGTCTGCTTCCTGTTCTGGTAAATGGAGTGAGTCCTAATGCCTTGTCAAATCCTGACCTTAAATGGGAGGAAACCACCTCTACAAATATTGGATTGGATGCCGTTTTGTTTAATACATTTACTTTCACTGCAGACGTATTTACAAAAAAGACGACAGATATGCTGTTGGACGTAAGGGTACCACTGTATGTGGGGAATAACGGACCAATAGGAAATATCGCAACCCTGACCAATAAAGGGATTGAGTTTGAACTGGGCTATTCCAAAACGATAGGAGAGGTGAGTTTCAAAGCCAATGCCAATGCTACATTTATAAAAAACAGGATTGATTTTCTGGGTGAAGACAAAGAATTTCTTTCCGGTGCAAGGATCACTCCTCAACAATTGGAGCTGACAAGAACCGCAGTTGGACATGCCATCGGATCTTTTTACGGATACCGTTCTGAAGGCTTATTCCAGAATGCCTCAGAGGTGGCAAACTATAAGAATGCAGCAGGAAATCCGATTCAGCCGGATGCAAAACCCGGTGATATCCGTTTTGCAGACCTCAACGGAGATGGAAAAATCAACGATGCGGATAGAGAGTTTATCGGAGATCCAACCCCCGACTTTAGTTATGGTTTAACGCTATCTGCTGCCTGGAGAGGGTTTGACTTTCTGATCTTCGGACAAGGCGTTGCCGGAAATCAGATTTTTAATGGCTTGCGCCGATTTGACCTTCCTTCTTCAAATTATACTACCGAAGCTTTGGGAAGGTGGACCGGTGAAGGATCTACCAATTCTTTTCCCAGGTTAACCACCGATGATGCCAACCAAAATTTCGGCAGGGTGTCTAAAATGTTTATAGAAAATGGCGATTATTTCAGGATCAAAACCGTACAGCTTGGCTATACGCTTTCCAAATCGATCAGTAAAAAAGCTGGCCTGGATAAAGTCAGGATCTATGCGATGGCAAATAACCTGTTAACGTTAACCAGGTACAATGGTTACGATCCGGAGATCGGTGGAGGCAGTTTTGGTATTGATCGCGGTTATTACCCTCAGGCAAGAACTTTTTTCATTGGCTTAAACTTAGGTTTCTAA